Proteins encoded within one genomic window of Halocatena marina:
- a CDS encoding UPF0175 family protein, with amino-acid sequence MRQDVVATAISLYQAKTLTLEQAARYVGITPGMMRERLRLKNIEIRDESVSADEEFAVAD; translated from the coding sequence ATGCGCCAGGACGTGGTCGCAACGGCAATATCGTTGTACCAGGCGAAAACCTTGACGCTTGAACAGGCAGCTCGATACGTGGGCATCACTCCCGGAATGATGCGCGAGCGCCTCCGCCTCAAGAACATTGAAATCCGCGACGAATCAGTCTCTGCGGACGAAGAGTTTGCCGTCGCTGACTAG
- a CDS encoding Lrp/AsnC family transcriptional regulator has translation MDARAELIDLLRENARYSVEDLARLSGLEESAVEETIAALERDGVLCGYQAVVDWRRVESESVRAFVELNVALDRETSYEDIARRLAKFDEIQSLRLVSGDYDFALDVEADSMGAVSRFVSERVAPVPEVTQTVTHYIMESYKERGIEFDDGYDDDRLSVTP, from the coding sequence ATGGACGCACGAGCCGAACTGATCGATCTCCTGCGTGAGAACGCTCGATACTCGGTAGAAGATCTCGCTCGTCTCAGCGGGCTCGAAGAAAGTGCTGTCGAAGAAACCATCGCTGCGCTCGAACGTGACGGTGTTCTGTGCGGATACCAAGCCGTCGTTGACTGGCGTCGAGTCGAGTCAGAGAGCGTCCGGGCGTTCGTCGAGCTCAACGTGGCGCTCGATCGAGAGACGAGCTACGAGGATATTGCGCGACGACTCGCAAAGTTCGACGAGATCCAATCACTCAGGCTCGTAAGTGGAGATTACGACTTCGCACTCGATGTTGAAGCCGACTCGATGGGGGCGGTCTCGCGGTTCGTTAGCGAGCGGGTGGCCCCCGTCCCCGAGGTCACCCAAACGGTCACCCACTACATCATGGAGAGCTACAAGGAACGCGGGATCGAGTTCGACGACGGGTACGACGACGATCGCCTGTCAGTCACGCCATGA